The Daucus carota subsp. sativus chromosome 7, DH1 v3.0, whole genome shotgun sequence genome window below encodes:
- the LOC108194769 gene encoding RING-H2 finger protein ATL66, with the protein MSTAKNSSSEHWHYSQLQDDNFEFHGRAIFFLLLLFSILLLIILLFFYARWFCRYLPITRAAANEAHAPPPHGVDDKVYLSLPVVLYGVLKKEISVVECCICIGVFEEQDKVKVLPVCGHYFHSECVDRWLSTQSSCPICRAHLRVDSPV; encoded by the coding sequence ATGTCCACCGCAAAAAACTCATCGTCGGAGCACTGGCATTACTCTCAACTCCAAGACGACAACTTCGAGTTTCACGGCAGGGCCATCTTCTTCCTCCTCCTGCTCTTCTCCATCTTACTCCTCATCATACTTCTATTCTTCTACGCCCGTTGGTTCTGCCGCTACTTACCCATCACACGCGCCGCAGCAAACGAAGCTCACGCGCCGCCGCCACATGGGGTTGATGATAAAGTGTATCTAAGCTTGCCAGTTGTGTTGTACGGGGTGTTAAAGAAGGAAATAAGTGTAGTGGAGTGTTGTATATGTATAGGCGTGTTTGAGGAGCAAGACAAGGTTAAAGTGCTCCCTGTTTGTGGTCATTATTTTCACTCAGAGTGTGTGGATAGATGGCTTTCCACTCAGTCGAGTTGTCCGATTTGTCGAGCTCATCTCCGAGTTGACTCACCTGTTTGA
- the LOC108194771 gene encoding GDP-Man:Man(3)GlcNAc(2)-PP-Dol alpha-1,2-mannosyltransferase codes for MKKGIIIASIIVVITPIVKVIFTVKKCRRQRKKAIAFFHPYTNTDGGGERVLWCSVKGIQELSPDLDCVVYTGDPDASPETLTARAVDRFGVTLPYPPKVVHLYKRKWIDDTTYPRFTLIGRCLGSVYLSWEAFCKLVPIYYFDTSGHAFTFPIAKLFGCKVICYIHYPTITLDMLSGGKAPTPLMYDNDPEVAESIMPSRYKVLYYTFLSWLYGKVGSCADVAMVNSSWTRAHINKLWRIPNRTFRVYPPCDTTELQELPLERSAVPPKIISVAPFRPEKAHNLKLEAFALVIKSLDLSLPMPILQFVGSCQNEAEERRLQKLKDRAIELKVDDHVEFYKNVARNEVVQFLGGAIAGLHAMTDEHFGISIVEYMAAGAIPIAHNSAGPKTDIISTEDGIQVGYLARYVEEYADAMLQVIWMPENERLEMAAAARQRATRFSAQRFYRHYKAVVQRVLCHSKD; via the exons ATGAAAAAGGGAATTATAATAGCTTCTATTATAGTAGTTATAACCCCGATCGTAAAAGTCATTTTCACCGTTAAGAAATGTCGCCGGCAGCGAAAAAAAGCCATCGCCTTCTTCCACCCGTACACCAACACCGACGGTGGAGGAGAAAGAGTGCTGTGGTGTTCCGTCAAGGGCATTCAAGAGCTCTCTCCCGATCTTGATTGTGTTGTTTATACCGGCGATCCAGATGCTTCGCCGGAGACTCTTACTGCACGCGCCGTCGATCGCTTTGGAGTTACATTACCATATCCTCCTAAG GTGGTACATCTATACAAGAGGAAGTGGATCGATGATACCACATACCCTCGCTTCACATTAATTGGTCGGTGCTTAGGCTCAGTATACCTCTCCTGGGAAGCCTTCTGCAAGTTGGttcctatatattattttgataccaGCGGACATGCTTTTACATTTCCTATTGCGAAGCTATTTGGTTGCAAGGTTATATGCTACATTCATTACCCAACAATCACTTTAGACATGCTATCTGGTGGCAAAGCCCCGACTCCATTAATGTACGACAATGATCCAGAGGTTGCTGAAAG CATCATGCCATCCCGTTACAAAGTCCTCTATTACACTTTTTTAAGCTGGCTTTATGGGAAAGTAGGATCTTGTGCGGACGTTGCGATGGTTAACTCTTCCTGGACAAGAGCTCATATTAATAAGCTTTGGAGAATTCCAAATCGTACCTTCCGAGTCTATCCCCCTTGTGATACCACAGAGCTCCAG GAGCTACCACTAGAAAGATCAGCAGTAccaccaaaaattatttctgtggCTCCATTCCGTCCAGAGAAG GCACACAATCTTAAACTTGAGGCATTTGCACTTGTGATAAAGAGTTTAGATTTATCCTTGCCTATGCCTATACTCCAGTTTGTCGGTAGTTGTCAGAACGAGGCAGAGGAAAGGAGGCTACAGAAACTGAAAGATCGAGCTATAGAACTGAAGGTTGATGATCATGTGGAGTTCTACAAGAACGTTGCACGCAA CGAAGTAGTGCAATTTTTAGGTGGTGCAATTGCAGGACTTCATGCAATGACTGATGAGCATTTTGGCATCAGTATTGTAGAATACATGGCAGCAGGAGCAATTCCAATCG CTCATAACTCGGCAGGACCAAAAACAGACATCATATCAACAGAAGACGGTATACAGGTTGGTTATTTAGCTCGATATGTAGAAGAATATGCAGATGCTATGTTGCAAGTTATATGGATGCCAGAAAATGAGAGGCTGGAGATGGCTGCTGCTGCAAGACAGAGGGCCACCAGATTTTCAGCACAAAGGTTTTATCGACATTATAAAGCTGTTGTGCAACGGGTCTTATGTCATTCCAAGGACTAA